One genomic region from Rubinisphaera margarita encodes:
- the rplM gene encoding 50S ribosomal protein L13 codes for MAVEIVQRTSVAKNETFEPQWYYIDGEGQVVGRFASAIAMVLMGKHKATYTPHVNTGDFVIVTNADKVRFTGPEAAHESHPNFTTKMAEKEYQHYTGYPSGRKVTTGEQMLEKHPEKILEEAVRRMLPKNKLARKMLDRLKLYTTSEHPHQAQQPQALPEHLLTRCKK; via the coding sequence ATGGCAGTAGAGATTGTTCAGCGGACATCGGTCGCGAAGAACGAAACCTTCGAACCGCAGTGGTATTACATCGATGGCGAAGGCCAGGTGGTCGGTCGTTTTGCGTCTGCGATCGCAATGGTGCTGATGGGTAAGCATAAGGCTACGTACACGCCGCACGTGAATACGGGCGATTTCGTGATCGTGACCAATGCCGACAAGGTCCGGTTCACCGGTCCGGAAGCCGCTCACGAATCGCACCCGAACTTCACCACCAAGATGGCGGAGAAGGAATACCAGCACTACACGGGTTACCCGAGCGGTCGCAAAGTGACCACGGGCGAGCAAATGCTGGAGAAGCATCCCGAGAAGATCCTCGAAGAAGCCGTTCGCCGGATGCTGCCGAAGAACAAGCTGGCCCGCAAGATGCTTGATCGTCTCAAGTTGTACACGACCAGCGAGCATCCGCATCAGGCTCAGCAGCCGCAGGCTCTTCCCGAGCACCTGCTGACCCGCTGCAAGAAGTAG
- the rpsI gene encoding 30S ribosomal protein S9 produces MSTDQPQDDNEQLSAANDEQATAGEEQSAASEEQSTASEPSAASELHNSAEGKEPETVAQTGEAGEQGTEDVPQLTLGGAAEAGSEEVGEEPKEYVAPTIRGRIDKFGTAIGTGRRKTAVARVRLKEGSGKFTVNGREMEEFFCLERDRKMVLAPLKAVDEDKKVDIWVKVHGGGLTGQTGAVVLGIARALQAKNESYHPTLAEGGFLTRDDRMVERKKYGLAKARRSFQFSKR; encoded by the coding sequence ATGAGTACCGATCAACCTCAAGATGACAACGAACAGCTGTCCGCTGCCAACGACGAGCAGGCGACTGCCGGCGAAGAACAGTCGGCTGCCAGCGAAGAACAGTCGACCGCCAGCGAGCCGTCCGCCGCCAGCGAACTGCACAACTCCGCGGAAGGCAAGGAACCGGAAACGGTTGCACAGACCGGAGAAGCCGGTGAGCAGGGAACCGAAGACGTTCCTCAGCTGACTCTCGGCGGCGCTGCGGAAGCCGGTTCGGAAGAAGTTGGCGAAGAGCCCAAAGAATACGTTGCTCCGACCATTCGTGGTCGTATCGACAAGTTCGGGACCGCGATCGGCACCGGTCGCCGCAAGACAGCCGTCGCTCGCGTTCGCCTGAAAGAAGGCAGTGGCAAGTTCACCGTTAACGGTCGCGAAATGGAAGAGTTCTTCTGTCTCGAACGGGACCGCAAGATGGTGCTCGCCCCGCTGAAGGCTGTCGATGAAGATAAGAAGGTCGACATCTGGGTCAAAGTTCATGGTGGTGGACTGACCGGTCAGACCGGAGCCGTTGTTCTCGGCATCGCTCGTGCTCTGCAGGCCAAGAACGAAAGCTATCATCCGACACTGGCCGAAGGCGGCTTCCTGACCCGCGACGACCGAATGGTCGAACGTAAGAAGTACGGTCTGGCCAAAGCCCGCCGCAGCTTCCAGTTCTCCAAGCGTTAA
- the mgtE gene encoding magnesium transporter yields the protein MYNTLLLPDLRLMLIENDEQAMKEFCEVLIPAVSAELLAELTPAEALLVLSKVNLERRAEIFGYLPLPFQVLLVGQMDRSSLSRLIEEMAADDRVDLLECLDPGQVETLLPLIAQAERADIRKLLSYPEGSAGSIMTTEYASLPKDITVRDAFERLRVQAPDRETIYYIYIIDDKRRLLGFLSMRKLILAKPNQLLVDIMQQDVISVRVDDDDEFVANELNRYGFIAIPVVDSEQRLVGIVTHDDAADVLREEAEEDQHRLAAVEPLEDSYLSTSVLILAQKRGVWLFFLLGAAVLTAWVLQFFEGSGEQSWIIMFLPLVLASGGNAGSQSAALVISALAREHSRTKRADAVRILSRELALSGILGGSVAFISFFCAWLLTGSLYPATVVSLTVLLVVVMAAVTGAALPIIVQSFDADPAYMSTPLIAAMVDVIGVIIYFNVAYLVFGHYPH from the coding sequence ATGTACAACACGCTTCTCCTGCCGGATTTGCGCTTGATGCTGATCGAGAACGACGAGCAGGCGATGAAAGAGTTCTGCGAAGTTCTCATTCCCGCTGTCTCCGCCGAGTTACTGGCCGAACTCACGCCCGCCGAAGCTCTGCTCGTTCTGTCCAAGGTCAATCTCGAGCGTCGAGCCGAGATTTTCGGCTATCTGCCGCTCCCCTTCCAGGTACTGCTGGTCGGACAGATGGACCGATCGTCGCTGAGTCGCCTGATTGAAGAGATGGCCGCGGATGACCGCGTCGACCTGCTGGAGTGTCTTGATCCTGGACAGGTTGAAACGCTACTTCCGTTGATCGCCCAGGCGGAGCGGGCCGACATCCGGAAACTGCTCTCGTATCCGGAAGGCTCGGCCGGTTCGATCATGACAACCGAGTACGCCTCGCTGCCGAAGGACATCACCGTCCGCGACGCATTCGAGCGACTGCGCGTTCAGGCTCCCGATCGAGAGACGATTTACTACATCTACATCATCGACGATAAGCGGCGACTGCTTGGCTTCCTCTCGATGCGCAAACTGATTCTGGCCAAGCCGAATCAGTTGCTTGTCGACATCATGCAGCAGGACGTCATCTCGGTCCGCGTCGACGATGATGACGAGTTCGTCGCCAATGAACTCAACCGCTATGGCTTCATCGCGATTCCGGTTGTCGATAGCGAACAGCGGCTGGTCGGGATCGTCACACACGACGATGCCGCCGACGTCCTTCGCGAAGAAGCCGAGGAAGACCAGCATCGTCTGGCAGCCGTCGAACCACTCGAAGACTCGTACCTCTCGACCTCGGTGTTGATCCTCGCTCAGAAGCGGGGCGTCTGGCTGTTCTTTCTCCTCGGAGCGGCTGTTCTCACCGCGTGGGTGCTGCAGTTCTTTGAAGGGTCCGGCGAACAGAGCTGGATCATCATGTTCCTGCCGCTGGTTCTGGCCAGTGGCGGCAACGCGGGTTCGCAGTCGGCTGCTCTGGTGATCTCCGCACTGGCCCGGGAACACTCGCGCACCAAGCGAGCCGATGCCGTGCGGATTCTTTCGCGCGAGCTGGCTCTGAGTGGAATTCTCGGAGGTTCCGTCGCCTTTATCTCGTTCTTCTGTGCCTGGCTGCTGACCGGGAGTCTGTACCCCGCGACGGTCGTCTCACTCACCGTGCTTTTAGTCGTGGTTATGGCTGCCGTCACCGGCGCGGCACTGCCGATCATCGTGCAGTCGTTCGATGCCGACCCGGCTTATATGTCGACCCCGCTGATCGCCGCCATGGTCGATGTGATTGGCGTGATCATTTACTTCAACGTCGCCTACCTTGTATTCGGGCACTATCCGCATTGA